Genomic segment of Populus nigra chromosome 14, ddPopNigr1.1, whole genome shotgun sequence:
ttagttcttattaaaacaaattcattaaactaaaattattatttttgttacaaGAATGTAGCCAAccaaatatttctttcatttttttatgattttatctcTCCTCCctcaacacaataaaaaaaaattagaatttaaacaTGAAATCCCCAAACAAACAATAAGGATCAAATATGTAAACATTTGGAAATTCAAGGATCAAGCTATGATTTTGAACATAAAAGTtgaaattcttttattattattatttttcttgttctttcaatttattttccatcaacaaattaaaatattttttcataaaattaatgattaattcaGAAACAAAACATTCCTAGAGATTTTGCACATGTAATAGAATgacaataaaaatgaattataagacATAGATGCAAACATCAAGTTTACTCAAATTTCAGCACTGCTGGTCGAATTTCAGCAGCTTTCAAAGACAACATTCGCTTTAAAATGGGAAATAGCTAGGAaggctatttattttttaacagacTGGTGGTTCGAAATTGGCATTCTTAATTATCTTTCCCCCCATTTGAAATATATGCTCTGATCTCTACTAAGCCAGATTGTTGGTCTTAGAATCTATCTTGGAAAAGACCTCTAAGATCTTAGGAACTTGATCAACTTAATCTTCTTCTCACAAAGCTAAATGGAGCTAGTTTAAATCAATCTCATGAAGAGTCCAAATAACTAGAGTATTGAAAGAAATGGGAAATACATTGTCAAATCCCGTAGCATCTTCATTGACAGAATTGCTTATCCCGGTATGTCCTTTCCCCCCTCTTCCATGGAAAAATATGGCTccctaaaaattgaaaattgaagttttcatATGGTTAGTACTTCATGACAGGATATGCACCAGGGACTTCCgtgataaaagaaatttaatagaCAATGATCTTgtgggttggtttttttttttttttttatagagaaacTATTGAGCATCTTTTCCTTCAGTGCTATATCAAACCAAGAAGATAAGGAGTTGCTTTATGAAAGGAGTAATTAAGTCTGCATCAAATGGTGAATGCCAAGTTCTTTAGAATCACTCATGATTCAAAGGAGTGTCCTAATTAGAGGGAAGTTTCAACGTGAAGCTATCTTCACTTTGGCCTTCGGAATATTGTGGGGATATTTAGTTGGCTAGAAATCTTTTGATATTTCAAGATGAAATACCGGATTAAAAATCGGTCTGTCTTTGAGTTAATACTTCATTGTCTAGCTTTATGGTTGAAAAGAGTTGATAGCTTCACTTACACATGCTTGGATTTGATTAGAGGTTCTCTCAAAGTTTGCTATATATGCTGGTCTAATATTTAGAGTAGCGAGGCTATGATGTTAACAATTTCATGAACTCATTGCTGACGCCGATGTTGTAAACTCTTTGAAGATTAATGATGCCCACATAGCCACCTTGCAAGTTGGAATTAGGCTCTTACAATCAAAATCTGTTAATGAGAAAAGATAGATTCCTGATCAACCATTATATATGAAAAAGGAGTGTATCGGAATCAAACCATGAAGGCGTCATGCAGCTGAGTCATAATTTAGATGCTGCACTATTGAAACTTCCAGTGACATCGAATGATCGGAGTGGGAGCCATGTCTGCGTAGTATTGTTGCCATGCATGGCACACCCAGAGACAATAAAAGGGCCCCAAACGACGGTTCTTCAAAGAAATATATCATAGCTGGGTACCCTATACATGCATGAACCTTTTGACTGAAAGCCCCACTGCCGCCCTCCACTTTTCGTTTTTTGTGAAATTCGTCAGTAATGACACCACAGCATTTTTTATGTGGTTCCTGACCCTTGTAGCCTATCTATAATGTTGTCAGTAAATGAGAATTAAACTCTATCAGTCGTTTTTTAACCAAATTGTTATATCAgtaattgaaatttgatttgtattccattcataattttttataatttttatatttaaaataaaatattatattatttaattgaattcaattatactatttgaaatatctataaaattgaattaacaatCTTAATTACATTTTCTTAATGAATAGCTTGtttataaatagaatattattACTTTGAGCTCTCTCATGCTGGCCTTCATTATGAAGCTTTTTCCAAACCATACCCTCAACTTATATTCAACAAGTATGAAACTATgaaatgttatttgtttatattttatactgCAAAGGATGTATTTAGTTGTTtactctctcactctctctcaatgaagttttctttctttagcGAAGAAAAAGAgacattattgaatttaattccaAGGGTTCTAAATAGTTTGTAAGAGGTTGATCTTGtgataaataagattttttaattcaaattttaaagataatattttaaaataatattatagtaaaaaaaccaGATGGGTATTGGaagttatatttttagaatCGTTTTAAACAACAAACTTAGTCTCTTGAtatacattttaaattaattaaagatatctttatttgaaaaaaaaataaaaatggataaggataaataagaaagaactaaaaggaaaaagaaaagaagctcGTAATCGAGTATATGAAGGTTTGTGTGTCCTAAATTAGAACACGAGGGCATTCAGGCATCCATGCAACCTTCGTACCCCTCCTGCTTCTCCCATGGCCAACTTGAGGTGGGGTCTTAAAACTAGTTGCCcgctaaaaaacaaattattagcaCCAAATAAATAGATCAATATAGCTTAATAACCACCAAAACCAATCCTTTAATCACACTTGTAGAGAAAAATATGTAGATACAATTCAATTCCCAACGGTGCTAATTAATATGAAAGTTCTTGCAAACCCAAAAGAAAACGGAAACTTTGAAACTTAAGAACACGGTCCTTCCTTTTTTGACCACTTGGAGAGACTGTGGGGCTCTCAACGTGGATGCATCCTTCAAGTGGATTCAAAAGAGACCATGAGCCTTTCATATGGACAAGGAATAAAACAGTGTAGCCTCGGGTATAAGAGCTACAAGAACCGaaaataacaatgataataTATAATGAGAGAAATTAAGTGTTGCTTGTCATAGAAATAGATCATGATTGTGATAGTGATGATAAGGTGAGTGAATGATGGAAGGGAAAGACGAGTTCACGTAGCTTGGGACTAACAGGATCTGGGGTTGATGGAGTTAGAGGGACGGAGGTCGATCTCCTGGGTCCAAGCAGTCCGGCCTTGAACATGCAAATGCCAGTAGGTTTGAGCCAGCGAGTCTGGGTCCATCATCATCTCTCCACCTCCACCGGCCATACCATGTTGCTGTTGTTCCCCAGCTGACGTTCTCTGAGAGCTTGGTGGTCCCCTACGATTGCcaattttccttctctttcattAGTTGCTCATCATTATCCCTTTTCATTGACAGCTATTTATCACCCCTTTTCATAATTGAATAAAGTTTTTGATGAAAATCTCTTTGCTTTTGTTTGTTCATTTGGAGAATACCACTTTGAACTATCGCTCCCACATAGAATGGATATCCATCCATGTATAGTTTTGGTGGTTACTGTGTATAATGAACTAGTAATAGGACTGTCTCACACTTTGCATGGACAACCATCATGCTCATTTTTGTCATTGAGGTGTAATTCGACTGTGTAATGGTATTTTGCTTCGGTTAAAAAGTATCTAGTAGGAATTCAGATATCAAactcatctctctctttttatggcTGGTAATGAATCAATAATCGATGGAAGTAAAGTGTTTTGGAGACAAAAGTAGTAAGGAATTTAGAATCTTGCTGTCTTCTGTTATATTGTTgagaatatgaaaaataaaatagatacttataattaaaggaaaaggaaggaaGGTATGGATGAAGATAAAACCTACCTAGGTGTAGGTGGGCCAATCACACCATCGATGATAACATGTGCAACGTGCACACCTTGAGACTGAAACTCCCTGGCTAAACATTGTGATAGAGCTCTCAAGGCAAACTTTCCACAACCTGTATTTTGGGGGCAAATAAATAAGTACTGCATGCTTAGCAgataaaatgtatatatatgaGAATAAAGTGGAATCCTTTCCAGAATTGAATTCGGGATATCTTAAGAGAGAGTTCTTACACAGTTCAGATAAACAAGCAATGCCATTTAAAGAAGCTGAACAGCCGGTGAAAAGAATTGTCCCTCTCCGTCTTTCTACCATGCCTGGAAGAACCTGTGTATTTCCATTAACAGAAGCCACATAACATactgaaaaaacaagaagcctTAAGATTCTTGAAAATGGAACACGTTCATGGTAATAGGCTTTTGGTTTTGGCTAATTTGAGGGAATTAAAGGAATACCTGTTGGGCGCAAAGGAAGGCACCGACTGAGGAGATTGCGAGGGACTTCACGAAAGAGTCGATGCAAATATCGGTGAAGTTGGTGGGTTGTGGAGAGACTGCTGGTTGATAGGCATTGTAGACGAGTACTTCTACAAAGCCAAGTGAAAGAACACCCTCAAATGCCTCTCTCACACTTCTTGAATCCGAGCAGTCTATCCTGATGGCAAAGACTTGAGCTTTCTCCTCCCTTGCTATCTCATCTGCAAATCTTGATAACCTCCCTACAAAACCCATAACTCACTCTATTATCTAATTAGCTCAAGAATCTCTCTCAGTCCCCGACAAGTTTTAAATTACAACAACTTCAAGTTCGATTCTTCTTTTACATGTATATCAAATGTCAAACAATTTATTATATACGGCTAAAAGATATAAATTGATTGAGAGTAGAACGTATATGGTCTTCTTCATTTACTAATCTCTATACAAGTAAACTAATTGTTAGCAAAAGCAAAACATATTAGTTTTCGAAAAAATGTAAATTCTTTTCTTCTCGTCCAGGGAAGCTAATTAAACTGCAGGAATATGTAGTGTGAAATTCTGCTGCACTTTCTAAAGCATCCAGCAAAATCATTGATTACTGACAAAAGATGtagaatttttttctatgaaatagCGTTGATAATCCTGTTTCCTTTATCTCTTTCTTGGGAGCAAAAACAAGTGAAGGATAGAGAATTAGAGAGCTAGATAAAGTACCTAAGTCCCGGGCAAGGATGGCAACAGTGTAACCTTCATGGGCAAACTTGCGGGCAATGGATCGGCCGAGCTTCGGTCCAACGCCTACAATGGCTGCGATCCCTTTATTGGAGGTGGAGCTTGTCATGCTCCGCATCTTTGCCGAACTTCgaggatttttctttttgttttgggAAGTGAGAATTTGAGCCCCCGGGCCGTTAATAAATTTCACCAAGAATTGAACAAGCAACTTGCTAGAGGTTTTAGAAGGAAGAAtccgatatatatatatatatgataagaTGGGCGATACAATTTCCTTCGTCAGCTGTTTCTGTCTGTCTCCTCACTGAGAAGCACTTTCTTGCCTTGTGAAATATGAACTCTCAAACTTTGAGTGCTGCCTCTCTACCCTTTTATGTTGAAGATATAGCCCCTCTTTCACTGTTAATTGCCATCACAATATTCGCTTCCTAGGAAAGCTAGAATTTCTCAggtgtaggttttttttttttttttcccgtccCGTGTGAAACTTATTGTGTAAGGCATCTCaagtttgaatatattttttataatcaaaggATGGAAAAATTAATAGGATGCAACTGGGGTGCTGATTAATTATCTGTCTTGATTCCTTGACTAAATTACTTGatcatcaaaaaagaaaaaataatgataaaattatatgttaGTTAAtgactcaagaaaaaaaaatgaagttgaaaTTTCTCCTACACCAATGATTTGGGAAATTGATATATAGAAGTAGAGAGCCATGCATTAATTGAACTTAGAAGTAGGTTAGGGCCCtcattttcccttttatttttcgaGAGAGGTAGAGGGGAAATTAAAAACATCGATGCCGACATAAGTTAAGTTGTTCTAATGCAAGGTCATATTATTATCTGATCTTGCCCTCTCTTTTTTCCCTCCCTTCTTTATTGAAGGTGAGAGTTGCAGAGAGGTCATATTACTATATACAAAAAGAATTACCAAGCTAGATAACATCAAGTAAATAcacaattatatttcttttttgtaatattattttcttaaaaaaaatgttgttttgaaagaattcttaggttttttttttatgtttagtattgttataatagttatttattaaagtgtttttcatttaataaaaatatatcaaaataatatattttttatttttcaaaatttatttttgacatcaatatattaaaataataaaaaaaattaaaaaattaaaaaattaaaaaataaattcacacagtatataatatgttattgtataaaaagaaacatcaaaTCAATGCTTTTGCTTCTCAAACTCACTTTCAAACCTAATATAAACACGTTACCAAACGGTTTTATCAATTAATATGCTTGACTTTTCTAGCAGGCAATTGTCGTACAATATTGTTGTCATGAATtcatgtttaattatatttttatgttgttttgatggttgtagtttttaaaaaataaattttaaaaaattatagttagcAGAATGTTATTAGTAAAATTTATGATTGAAatttatgtataataaaaaatatgtataaaatatttggtgGAAGTGTGATTgcggttactttttaaagtgtttttttacctggaaatatatcaaaataatattttttattattttttaaaaattatttttgatattagcacattaaaatgatcgaaaaatacaaaaaaatatatcaatttgaagcaaagaaaaaataaaaaagaattcaaattttttcaaaaacatttttaaaacgcaaaaccaaataaaattttataaaacttaattaaaaaatatataaaaactgcTATATAAAAgctactttttaaatttaatttctacaaaatataatttaatttgttatcaattatttcactgcaaacataaaaacaaatgaaaaacaaacgaAAAATCACGCAGTTTAA
This window contains:
- the LOC133672919 gene encoding uncharacterized protein LOC133672919 isoform X1, translating into MRSMTSSTSNKGIAAIVGVGPKLGRSIARKFAHEGYTVAILARDLGRLSRFADEIAREEKAQVFAIRIDCSDSRSVREAFEGVLSLGFVEVLVYNAYQPAVSPQPTNFTDICIDSFVKSLAISSVGAFLCAQQVLPGMVERRRGTILFTGCSASLNGIACLSELCCGKFALRALSQCLAREFQSQGVHVAHVIIDGVIGPPTPRKIGNRRGPPSSQRTSAGEQQQHGMAGGGGEMMMDPDSLAQTYWHLHVQGRTAWTQEIDLRPSNSINPRSC
- the LOC133672919 gene encoding uncharacterized protein LOC133672919 isoform X2, whose product is MRSMTSSTSNKGIAAIVGVGPKLGRSIARKFAHEGYTVAILARDLGRLSRFADEIAREEKAQVFAIRIDCSDSRSVREAFEGVLSLGFVEVLVYNAYQPAVSPQPTNFTDICIDSFVKSLAISSVGAFLCAQQVLPGMVERRRGTILFTGCSASLNGIACLSELCCGKFALRALSQCLAREFQSQGVHVAHVIIDGVIGPPTPRGPPSSQRTSAGEQQQHGMAGGGGEMMMDPDSLAQTYWHLHVQGRTAWTQEIDLRPSNSINPRSC